In Musa acuminata AAA Group cultivar baxijiao chromosome BXJ3-9, Cavendish_Baxijiao_AAA, whole genome shotgun sequence, a single genomic region encodes these proteins:
- the LOC135648607 gene encoding cytochrome B5-like protein, with protein MELIVIAMILLLLLGALFVIPRSNRKGKARGTHPSVTTKTIRTYTKEEVSLHNTRTDCWIIVKDKVYNVTPYVEEHPGGDAILNNAGGDSTKGFYGPQHATRVFDMVDEFYIGDLKN; from the exons ATGGAGTTAATTGTTATAGCAATGATCCTGCTTTTGTTACTGGGAGCTCTTTTTGTCATCCCGAGATCAAACAGGAAAG GTAAAGCTCGAGGAACACATCCAAGTGTGACGACAAAG ACGATAAGAACTTACACGAAGGAGGAGGTTTCTCTTCATAATACAAGGACAGATTGTTGGATCATAGTCAAAGACAAG GTGTATAATGTCACACCTTATGTCGAAGAACATCCTGGAGGAGATGCTATACTAAACAATGCTGGAGGTGATTCAACCAAGGGGTTTTATGG GCCACAACATGCCACTCGGGTCTTTGACATGGTTGACGAGTTTTATATTGGAGATTTGAAGAATTGA
- the LOC103997008 gene encoding F-box/kelch-repeat protein At3g61590, producing MESEASWESLYAIHLGRKVLENRPVSEGNEGVEEFTVSLDSILPYDILERIFSFLPMASTIRATSVCKRWYHIIHSKRFIRANKLPQMPWYFMFTCNEAAAGYAYDPVLRKWYNIDLPCIEKSNWFVSSSHGLVCFMDNDSRSRIFVCNPITKDCKRLLEPPGAKFPDYSSLAMSVDRNSHHYTIVVVKSKQVPGDFSVWDFSIHIYRSESKSWVSSIKEVLSGWRGGDECVICNGVLYCLIHSTGVLGNADLRHSLIMYDLLARSSHASLMCMSIPVPCSLTCGRLINLKERLVMVGGIAKYDRPDIIKGIGIWELNKREWQEVARMPHRFFQGFGELDDVFASSGIEDLIYIQSYGATALLVFDMSQKQWKWSVKCPVTKRFPLQLFTGFCFEPRLEAVS from the coding sequence ATGGAGAGCGAGGCATCATGGGAATCACTGTATGCTATCCACTTAGGAAGAAAGGTTCTTGAGAATAGACCTGTTTCTGAGGGTAATGAAGGAGTTGAAGAATTTACTGTTTCCTTGGATAGCATTCTTCCTTATGACATTTTAGAGAGAATCTTCTCATTTCTTCCCATGGCCAGCACCATCAGGGCTACATCTGTGTGTAAAAGGTGGTATCATATCATCCATTCCAAGAGGTTTATACGGGCCAACAAGTTACCACAGATGCCATGGTACTTCATGTTTACCTGTAATGAGGCAGCAGCAGGTTATGCTTATGACCCAGTTCTTCGGAAATGGTATAACATCGATCTCCCTTGTATTGAGAAAAGTAATTGGTTTGTTTCTTCTTCCCATGGATTAGTTTGCTTCATGGACAATGATAGCCGGAGCCGTATTTTTGTTTGCAACCCAATTACAAAAGACTGCAAGAGGCTTCTGGAACCTCCGGGTGCTAAGTTCCCTGATTATAGTTCCCTTGCCATGTCTGTCGACAGAAATTCTCACCATTATACTATAGTTGTGGTGAAATCTAAACAGGTGCCTGGCGATTTTTCAGTGTGGGACTTCTCTATTCACATATACAGGTCAGAGAGCAAATCATGGGTCTCTTCCATTAAAGAGGTTTTGTCGGGATGGAGGGGAGGTGATGAATGTGTGATCTGCAATGGAGTTTTGTACTGTTTGATTCATTCTACTGGCGTTCTTGGAAATGCTGACCTCCGACATAGCCTGATCATGTATGATCTCTTAGCCAGATCATCTCATGCTTCTTTGATGTGTATGTCAATACCTGTGCCCTGTTCTCTCACCTGTGGTCGGCTGATCAACCTCAAAGAAAGGCTAGTGATGGTTGGTGGAATTGCAAAATATGACAGACCCGACATCATCAAAGGGATTGGAATTTGGGAACTTAATAAAAGAGAGTGGCAGGAGGTTGCTCGCATGCCTCACAGGTTCTTTCAAGGGTTTGGTGAGTTGGACGATGTCTTTGCAAGCAGCGGCATAGAAGATCTGATTTACATACAGAGCTATGGAGCTACTGCTCTGCTTGTTTTTGACATGAGCCAGAAACAGTGGAAATGGTCTGTTAAGTGTCCAGTGACTAAAAGATTTCCTCTGCAGCTTTTTACTGGTTTCTGCTTTGAACCTAGGCTTGAAGCCGTCTCCTGA